One Peptococcus niger genomic window carries:
- a CDS encoding energy-coupling factor transporter ATPase: MIEVRQLVHRYANADETQPDALGGVSLSVSPGEYVAVLGRNGCGKSTLAKHLNALLLPTEGEVLVDGLNTRDPNLTLAVRQKVGMVFQNPDNQLVATTVMEDVAFGPENLGLPREKILERIEEALETVRMTAFKDAEPHRLSGGQKQRVAIAGVLAMRPAYIVFDEPTAMLDPRGREEVMATMQRLKADGIGVVNITHYMEEAVSADRVLVMTGGRIVMEGTPRDIFSRVEELKALHLDVPVVTELAQALHADCPWLAKDILTPEEMVEALCR, translated from the coding sequence ATGATTGAGGTGCGCCAATTGGTTCACCGCTATGCCAATGCGGACGAGACCCAACCGGATGCGCTGGGGGGCGTGAGCCTCTCAGTATCGCCGGGGGAATATGTGGCGGTCTTGGGGCGCAACGGCTGCGGGAAATCAACTTTAGCAAAACATTTGAATGCCCTCCTCCTCCCCACAGAAGGGGAGGTCTTGGTAGACGGCTTAAATACAAGGGATCCGAACCTGACCCTGGCGGTGCGCCAGAAGGTGGGGATGGTCTTTCAAAATCCGGATAACCAGTTGGTGGCGACCACGGTGATGGAGGATGTGGCTTTCGGGCCGGAAAACCTGGGCCTTCCGCGGGAGAAAATTCTGGAGCGGATTGAAGAGGCTCTGGAAACGGTGCGGATGACGGCCTTTAAAGATGCAGAGCCTCACCGCTTGTCCGGCGGTCAAAAGCAGCGGGTGGCCATTGCCGGGGTCTTGGCCATGCGGCCGGCCTACATCGTCTTTGATGAACCGACGGCCATGCTGGATCCGCGTGGCCGGGAAGAGGTCATGGCGACGATGCAGCGGCTCAAGGCAGATGGCATCGGCGTGGTGAACATTACCCATTATATGGAAGAGGCCGTTTCGGCAGACCGGGTGCTGGTTATGACGGGCGGCCGCATTGTTATGGAAGGGACGCCGCGGGACATTTTCAGCCGGGTAGAGGAGCTGAAGGCCCTGCACTTGGATGTGCCTGTGGTGACTGAATTGGCCCAGGCCTTGCATGCGGACTGCCCCTGGTTGGCGAAAGATATTTTAACCCCAGAGGAGATGGTGGAGGCCCTATGCCGTTAG
- a CDS encoding energy-coupling factor transporter ATPase, with protein MPLEFKQVTHRYGDEINGRAALKNVNLTISENSFTGLVGHTGSGKSTLVQLAGSLLMPSEGAVLIDGVNSREKGDAARAVKRRVGLVFQYPEHQLFEETVAKDIAFGPRNQGLTEAEIDERVHEAMALVGLDYDYFAPRAPFDLSGGQKRRVALAGVLAMRPKYLILDEPTAGLDPLGRDRVLENVTRLHREAGMGILLVSHSMDDVADYAERIIVMNGGQVAFDDTPQAVFRHEEALREMGLGVPQVTMLLRRLKAAGLPVETDAITIDGARRAIVAALAERKGETDGL; from the coding sequence ATGCCGTTAGAATTTAAGCAGGTGACCCATCGCTATGGGGACGAAATCAATGGGCGCGCAGCGCTGAAAAATGTAAACTTAACCATTTCGGAAAACAGCTTTACCGGCCTTGTGGGGCATACGGGCAGTGGCAAGTCCACCTTGGTGCAATTGGCCGGTTCGCTCCTGATGCCGAGTGAAGGGGCGGTCCTGATTGACGGTGTCAATTCCCGGGAAAAAGGCGATGCGGCGCGGGCGGTGAAGCGGCGCGTGGGCCTGGTCTTTCAATACCCGGAGCACCAACTTTTTGAAGAAACGGTGGCCAAGGATATTGCTTTTGGACCGCGCAACCAAGGCCTGACTGAAGCGGAGATTGACGAGCGGGTCCATGAGGCCATGGCCCTGGTGGGCCTGGACTACGACTATTTTGCCCCCCGGGCGCCCTTTGACCTGTCCGGCGGTCAGAAGCGCCGGGTGGCCTTGGCCGGCGTTCTGGCGATGCGGCCCAAGTACCTGATTTTAGATGAACCGACGGCCGGCCTGGACCCCTTGGGGCGTGACCGGGTCTTGGAAAATGTGACGCGGCTGCACCGGGAAGCCGGCATGGGCATCCTGCTGGTCAGCCATTCCATGGACGATGTGGCCGATTATGCAGAGCGGATTATCGTGATGAACGGCGGTCAGGTGGCCTTTGATGATACGCCGCAGGCGGTGTTCCGCCATGAAGAGGCCTTACGGGAGATGGGACTGGGCGTGCCCCAGGTGACCATGTTGCTCCGGCGCTTAAAGGCGGCAGGGCTGCCGGTAGAGACGGATGCCATTACGATAGACGGTGCCCGCCGGGCGATTGTGGCAGCCTTGGCGGAGAGAAAGGGGGAGACGGATGGCCTTTGA
- a CDS encoding energy-coupling factor transporter transmembrane component T family protein, giving the protein MAFDVTIGQYVEGRSLLHRLDPRTKIICILLFMISLFVVKTAPGFALVIGAALVVLRLSQVPVRYYFKAIKPLFLIIAFTALMQMFLTPGHYLWQWRFLHISEQGLYMAFIMCTRLVLLVLITSVLTLTTTPMMLTEAIEALLKPFRRIGVPAHELAMMMTIALRFIPTLLEETDKIMKAQTARGADFESGGLLRRAKALLPILVPLFLSALQRAYDLALAMEARCYHGGEGRTRLRELSYTRLDRVAFAIGVVFLLAALVSRVGAYYAAL; this is encoded by the coding sequence ATGGCCTTTGATGTAACCATCGGGCAATATGTGGAAGGGCGGTCGCTCTTGCACCGGCTGGATCCGCGGACGAAAATCATCTGCATTTTGCTGTTTATGATTTCCCTCTTTGTGGTCAAAACAGCCCCGGGTTTTGCCTTGGTCATCGGGGCGGCCCTGGTGGTGCTGCGGTTGTCGCAGGTGCCGGTGCGCTATTATTTCAAGGCGATTAAACCCCTCTTTTTGATCATTGCCTTTACGGCCCTGATGCAGATGTTTTTAACCCCCGGCCATTACCTTTGGCAATGGCGGTTTTTGCACATTTCAGAGCAGGGCCTTTACATGGCCTTTATCATGTGTACCCGGCTGGTGCTCCTGGTCTTGATCACCAGCGTCCTGACCCTGACCACCACCCCCATGATGCTGACTGAGGCCATTGAAGCCCTGCTCAAGCCCTTTCGCAGAATTGGGGTGCCGGCGCATGAACTGGCCATGATGATGACCATTGCCTTGCGGTTTATCCCCACCCTTTTAGAAGAAACAGATAAGATCATGAAAGCTCAAACGGCGCGTGGCGCAGATTTTGAATCAGGCGGCCTTTTACGGCGGGCCAAGGCCTTGCTGCCAATCCTGGTGCCGCTTTTTTTATCCGCCTTGCAAAGGGCCTATGACTTGGCCTTGGCCATGGAGGCCCGCTGTTATCATGGGGGCGAGGGGCGGACCCGCCTGCGGGAATTGTCCTATACCCGCCTGGACCGGGTGGCCTTTGCCATCGGTGTGGTCTTTCTCCTGGCGGCTCTTGTATCGCGGGTGGGGGCTTACTATGCAGCGCTTTAA
- the truA gene encoding tRNA pseudouridine(38-40) synthase TruA — MQRFKVTIAYDGSGFHGFQRQADERLRTVQGELETRLTKLLAEPIGIHAAGRTDAGVHAKGQVFHFDTERRITADGLLYAVNRYLPADLTATAVAAVQPSFHARKHALGKCYSYHLYTGRRLPAIGHMYLAHEVQPVDCDRLAAVLAQAEGAHHFGGFCGRGATTLTYDRTLYRIRVLVRGDYVSVYLIGDGFLRKMVRNLVGTALDEAVGRKPAGLFAKALASGKRTDGGNTAPAQGLFLETVYYSERDLTDGITRLEAAKAEGFAGPAAIFQQLF; from the coding sequence ATGCAGCGCTTTAAAGTCACCATCGCCTATGACGGCTCCGGCTTTCATGGTTTCCAGCGGCAAGCGGATGAGCGCTTGCGCACGGTCCAGGGGGAACTGGAGACCCGGCTGACCAAACTTTTAGCCGAGCCGATCGGCATTCACGCCGCCGGGCGCACCGATGCCGGCGTGCACGCCAAAGGGCAGGTCTTTCATTTTGACACGGAGCGGCGGATTACAGCGGATGGCCTGCTCTATGCGGTCAACCGGTATTTGCCGGCAGACCTTACCGCCACCGCTGTCGCTGCAGTGCAACCCTCCTTTCACGCCCGCAAGCATGCCCTTGGCAAATGCTACAGCTACCACCTGTATACGGGCCGCCGCCTGCCTGCCATCGGGCACATGTACCTGGCCCATGAAGTGCAGCCGGTGGATTGTGATCGGTTGGCAGCGGTTTTGGCCCAAGCGGAAGGGGCCCATCATTTCGGTGGCTTCTGTGGCCGTGGGGCCACCACCCTGACCTATGACCGCACCTTGTACCGCATCCGGGTCTTGGTCCGGGGAGACTACGTGAGCGTTTACCTGATCGGTGACGGCTTCCTGCGGAAAATGGTGCGCAACCTGGTCGGAACCGCCTTGGACGAGGCCGTCGGGCGAAAGCCTGCTGGCCTTTTCGCCAAAGCCCTGGCCTCCGGCAAACGGACAGACGGCGGCAACACGGCACCGGCCCAAGGCCTTTTCTTAGAAACTGTTTATTACAGCGAAAGGGACTTGACCGATGGCATCACCCGGCTGGAGGCAGCGAAAGCGGAAGGCTTTGCCGGTCCGGCCGCTATCTTTCAGCAACTTTTTTAG
- a CDS encoding methyltransferase family protein produces MVERKKQLPIFGVGPLYVGGCFLVTALGLLLRSKGLLRSGDLRRGKRLLRLSGGGLALSSVGLWLAAVIGQQLSQAIRDNRLLTTGPYALVRNPIYTAFAGLLTGILLMVGNAWLLLCPFIFWAYLTVLMIFTEERWLKEKFGQDYMAYCRRVNRFIPIIKLTGGKRQKK; encoded by the coding sequence ATGGTTGAAAGAAAAAAACAGTTACCGATTTTTGGGGTCGGTCCCCTGTATGTCGGCGGCTGTTTTTTGGTAACGGCGCTAGGGCTGCTTTTAAGAAGCAAGGGCCTGCTTCGCTCCGGGGACCTTCGCAGGGGGAAAAGACTTCTGCGCCTCAGTGGCGGGGGCTTGGCCCTGTCCAGCGTCGGCCTATGGCTGGCGGCGGTCATCGGTCAACAGCTCAGCCAAGCGATTCGTGACAATCGCCTGCTGACGACCGGTCCTTATGCCCTGGTGCGCAATCCGATTTATACGGCATTCGCCGGTTTGCTGACCGGAATCTTACTAATGGTCGGGAATGCCTGGCTGCTCTTGTGTCCATTTATTTTCTGGGCCTACTTAACGGTCCTGATGATTTTTACAGAGGAAAGGTGGTTGAAAGAAAAATTCGGGCAGGACTACATGGCCTACTGCCGGCGGGTCAACCGTTTTATCCCTATAATTAAGCTGACTGGAGGGAAAAGACAAAAAAAGTGA
- a CDS encoding NUDIX hydrolase, with amino-acid sequence MDDFVNALAQDLNQYEPRPLGRRQHFAVLLPLVRVNDQWSILYEVRAAHISQPGETSFPGGAIEPGECPSDAAIREAVEELNVAREDIVIIGEMDFVVTETALIYCFVGIITGKTPLTLEPNPDEVEEVYALPLSWLCSHPPKYYETGLQATYSDDFPTARLPGGENYKWKRRNHVVGFYDMTDSGYNLWGLTARMTDRFIDFIQEKDIYHCVDCLAP; translated from the coding sequence ATGGATGATTTTGTGAATGCCTTGGCGCAGGATTTAAATCAATATGAGCCGCGCCCTCTCGGCCGTCGCCAGCATTTTGCGGTGCTTTTGCCGCTGGTGCGGGTCAACGACCAATGGTCCATCCTCTATGAAGTACGGGCCGCCCACATTTCCCAACCCGGTGAAACCTCCTTTCCCGGCGGAGCGATTGAGCCCGGCGAATGCCCGTCTGATGCGGCCATTCGCGAGGCCGTAGAAGAGCTGAATGTGGCGCGGGAGGATATTGTCATCATCGGTGAAATGGATTTTGTGGTCACAGAGACGGCCTTGATTTATTGCTTCGTCGGTATCATCACGGGTAAAACGCCGCTGACCCTTGAACCCAATCCGGATGAGGTGGAAGAGGTGTACGCCTTGCCCCTATCCTGGTTGTGCAGCCATCCGCCCAAGTACTATGAAACGGGCCTTCAAGCCACCTACAGCGATGACTTTCCCACCGCCCGCCTGCCCGGCGGGGAAAATTATAAATGGAAGCGGCGCAACCACGTGGTGGGCTTTTACGATATGACCGACAGTGGTTACAACTTGTGGGGACTGACCGCACGGATGACGGACCGCTTTATTGATTTTATCCAGGAAAAGGACATCTACCACTGTGTCGATTGCCTTGCGCCGTAA
- a CDS encoding NapC/NirT family cytochrome c: MKRSLRLKILGGLTAGLAVLFLLMLCLKIPALGLDGTDFCGSCHVMDPQVETYVHSAHRLNATCGDCHVPHHLVRGAFDKAWTGTVDLIGVIRNKDPYEIHASDHAKRVIQENCVRCHKGILEEIGDTMTDGGKACFDCHRNTPHAIKPNMTNVDLKYVDQGQGLPAAPESTGEDGASQADAAELAAFEAAHTMIKGGMDS; this comes from the coding sequence GTGAAAAGATCTTTGCGTCTCAAAATCTTGGGGGGCCTTACGGCAGGCCTGGCGGTGCTATTCTTACTTATGTTATGTCTTAAAATACCGGCCCTAGGCCTTGACGGGACGGACTTCTGTGGCTCCTGTCACGTCATGGACCCGCAAGTGGAGACCTATGTCCATTCTGCCCACCGCCTCAATGCCACTTGTGGCGATTGTCATGTACCCCACCACTTGGTGCGGGGCGCTTTTGACAAAGCCTGGACCGGGACGGTTGACCTCATAGGCGTTATTCGTAATAAAGATCCCTATGAGATTCATGCTTCCGATCATGCCAAACGCGTTATTCAGGAAAACTGCGTGCGTTGCCACAAGGGAATTTTAGAGGAAATCGGCGATACCATGACAGACGGCGGCAAAGCGTGTTTTGATTGTCATCGCAATACACCGCATGCCATTAAGCCCAATATGACCAATGTAGATTTAAAGTATGTTGATCAGGGGCAAGGGCTGCCGGCTGCGCCTGAATCGACAGGTGAGGATGGTGCATCTCAGGCAGATGCGGCCGAGTTGGCGGCATTTGAAGCGGCGCATACGATGATTAAAGGAGGTATGGATTCATGA
- a CDS encoding ammonia-forming cytochrome c nitrite reductase subunit c552 → MKGRGKGALLALSAVVVAIVVGVCAGLFFGHNTELKQTVIKPISAEEQENNEAWKANYPAQFETFEQTKDNTDHPSHFESHPYMKLMYKGTGYAEEFNEPRGHAYMLDDIRHINENRWKAKQAACNTCKSSQIPGLIEKYGDKYYSMDFHKINDQLTNTVGCYNCHETDDPSELALRQPPFLEAMKARGIDVSQASRQEKRTLVCAQCHVTYYFQPETNKVTFPWKEGLTAEEQIKYYDSINFSEWVHPDSGTPLIKPRHMEYEYFKNSTHESAGVSCADCHMPYMKIGNQKISTHNVGSPLDTMEQSCLTCHRESKDWLLGRVKSIQDQTKSMEDRAGAAVTETIKTLAVAKDLPGVDKDKVTRAQRLHREGQYYMDCVMVTNGFGFHNPQQSYSDLARGIDLCQEATKLAQQAILEAGGTLPEISSDQPKADDTEKNKEDK, encoded by the coding sequence ATGAAAGGCAGAGGTAAGGGGGCGCTTTTAGCCCTGTCGGCAGTGGTGGTGGCGATTGTGGTCGGCGTTTGCGCCGGGCTCTTTTTTGGCCATAATACGGAGCTGAAGCAAACGGTCATTAAGCCGATTTCCGCTGAAGAACAGGAAAATAACGAAGCCTGGAAGGCCAATTATCCGGCTCAGTTTGAGACATTTGAACAAACAAAAGATAATACGGACCACCCCTCTCATTTTGAGTCGCATCCGTATATGAAATTGATGTACAAGGGCACCGGTTACGCTGAAGAATTCAACGAACCTCGTGGCCATGCCTATATGCTGGACGATATTCGGCACATTAATGAGAACCGTTGGAAGGCGAAACAGGCTGCCTGCAACACCTGTAAATCCAGCCAAATTCCCGGCTTGATTGAGAAATACGGGGATAAATATTATTCGATGGATTTCCATAAAATCAACGATCAATTGACCAATACCGTTGGTTGCTACAATTGCCATGAAACGGATGACCCGTCTGAATTGGCCTTGCGTCAACCGCCCTTCTTAGAGGCTATGAAAGCCCGGGGCATTGACGTCAGCCAGGCCAGCCGTCAGGAAAAACGGACCCTGGTCTGCGCCCAGTGCCACGTGACCTACTATTTCCAACCGGAAACCAATAAGGTGACCTTCCCCTGGAAGGAAGGCTTGACGGCGGAAGAGCAGATCAAATACTATGACAGCATTAACTTTAGCGAATGGGTCCATCCGGATTCCGGTACGCCCTTGATCAAACCCCGCCACATGGAATACGAATACTTTAAGAATTCCACCCATGAAAGCGCCGGGGTATCCTGTGCCGATTGCCATATGCCTTATATGAAGATTGGTAACCAAAAGATTTCCACGCACAATGTGGGCAGTCCGCTGGATACCATGGAACAAAGCTGCTTGACCTGCCACCGGGAAAGCAAAGACTGGCTCCTGGGACGGGTGAAGAGCATCCAGGACCAAACGAAATCCATGGAAGACCGGGCCGGGGCAGCGGTGACCGAAACCATCAAGACCCTGGCTGTTGCCAAAGACTTGCCCGGTGTGGACAAAGATAAAGTGACCCGGGCGCAGCGGTTACACCGGGAAGGCCAGTATTATATGGACTGCGTCATGGTGACCAACGGGTTCGGCTTCCACAACCCGCAGCAATCTTATTCCGACTTGGCGCGGGGCATTGACCTCTGTCAAGAAGCAACTAAGTTGGCCCAGCAGGCCATTCTAGAAGCCGGCGGAACCTTGCCGGAAATTTCCAGCGACCAGCCCAAAGCTGATGATACGGAAAAAAATAAGGAAGATAAGTAG
- a CDS encoding cytochrome c biogenesis protein ResB, translating into MKRTILSRLLNMKVAIGFLLVLSAIAALGTFIAQEQSAEFYTFHYGNRIGHFLMTTGLTDIYHSPWFIFLGILLCVYLVLCSLMRLRGRKNRRLIGSVILHLSLVLLVAGALLNMATGATEDVSLVRGETAKLTEGALAGTTVQVDKFTIDWYDNGSASQYITDLAFTDRKGKRTKEQISVNHPYRHGFIKIYQEKYGWEVHGKVSSLDGTKKYALREGQDFPLKEGQSLAQIFVPNYDVESRSLKSVTAAPKNPYLAVALQANGQPVDMRLLQKNGKSMIGNLQISFDDYVPYTGLRVKYDCGIPVVFVSFILALAGLFLRYMDEIRLKKGDRHG; encoded by the coding sequence ATGAAAAGAACGATATTAAGCCGCCTTCTGAATATGAAGGTCGCTATAGGTTTTTTGCTGGTTCTCAGTGCCATTGCGGCGCTGGGAACCTTTATTGCTCAAGAGCAAAGTGCGGAATTTTACACCTTCCATTATGGGAATCGAATTGGCCACTTTTTAATGACCACCGGTCTGACCGATATTTACCACAGCCCTTGGTTTATCTTTCTGGGGATTTTGCTCTGTGTTTACCTGGTCCTCTGCAGCCTGATGCGGTTGCGTGGACGGAAAAACCGCCGGCTCATCGGGTCGGTCATCTTGCACCTGTCCCTGGTCTTGCTCGTGGCAGGCGCGCTTTTGAACATGGCCACCGGTGCCACGGAAGATGTGTCCCTGGTCAGGGGGGAAACAGCCAAACTCACGGAAGGCGCCCTTGCCGGGACGACCGTTCAGGTGGACAAATTCACCATTGACTGGTATGACAACGGGTCTGCCTCCCAATATATTACCGATTTGGCCTTTACCGACCGGAAGGGGAAGCGCACCAAGGAGCAGATCTCTGTGAACCATCCCTATCGCCATGGTTTTATTAAAATTTATCAAGAAAAATACGGCTGGGAAGTGCATGGAAAGGTCAGCAGCTTAGATGGGACAAAAAAATATGCCTTGCGTGAAGGTCAAGACTTTCCGCTGAAGGAGGGCCAATCACTGGCGCAGATTTTTGTGCCCAATTATGATGTGGAAAGCCGGAGCTTAAAATCCGTCACCGCAGCGCCGAAAAATCCTTATCTGGCAGTGGCGCTTCAGGCCAACGGCCAGCCGGTGGACATGCGGTTGCTGCAAAAAAACGGCAAAAGTATGATCGGCAACCTGCAAATCAGTTTTGATGACTATGTGCCTTACACCGGCTTGCGGGTGAAATACGATTGCGGCATTCCGGTGGTGTTTGTGAGTTTTATTTTGGCGTTGGCGGGCCTTTTCCTGCGTTATATGGATGAGATCCGTCTGAAGAAAGGAGACCGCCATGGCTGA
- the ccsA gene encoding cytochrome c biogenesis protein CcsA: MADVILYLATGVGALAVLLSVLAFWTQPEKFGRLADFALMAFAALTLLGLITRGVTLSRVPLTGLYEFCVALAFALAAMALPLRRHLPGVLITMVLSLSAFLTLALAHTIPHSDDPIMPALKSVWLTAHVLTSIVAYASFGLAFVMALLYLTKAKGEGELAAHYDLVGHKSIVMGFIFQTLLLITGAVWAEEVWGSWWSWDPKETWALITWLIYAVALHGYRSRQWKGRKAAYFSIFGFAVVVFTMLGVTFLLPGMHSYF, encoded by the coding sequence ATGGCTGATGTGATATTGTATCTTGCGACAGGGGTTGGCGCCCTGGCCGTTCTTTTGTCGGTGCTGGCCTTTTGGACTCAGCCTGAAAAATTTGGCAGGCTGGCGGATTTTGCGTTAATGGCCTTTGCTGCCCTGACCTTGCTGGGCCTGATCACACGTGGGGTGACGCTGAGTCGTGTCCCGCTAACCGGCCTGTATGAATTTTGCGTGGCCCTGGCCTTTGCCTTGGCGGCCATGGCTTTGCCGCTGCGCCGCCATTTGCCCGGGGTGCTGATTACCATGGTGCTGTCCCTGTCGGCCTTTCTGACCCTGGCCCTGGCCCATACCATCCCCCATTCGGATGATCCGATTATGCCGGCGCTCAAGAGCGTTTGGCTGACGGCCCATGTGCTGACGTCCATCGTGGCTTATGCCTCTTTTGGCCTAGCCTTTGTTATGGCCCTTCTTTATTTGACCAAGGCCAAGGGGGAGGGTGAATTGGCGGCCCACTATGACCTTGTCGGCCATAAAAGCATCGTCATGGGCTTTATCTTTCAAACCCTTCTTTTGATCACCGGCGCCGTTTGGGCAGAAGAGGTATGGGGCAGCTGGTGGAGCTGGGATCCGAAAGAAACCTGGGCGCTCATTACCTGGCTGATTTATGCAGTGGCCTTGCACGGCTATCGGTCGCGCCAATGGAAGGGGCGGAAGGCTGCCTATTTTTCGATTTTCGGCTTTGCGGTGGTGGTCTTCACCATGCTGGGCGTGACCTTCCTCTTGCCCGGGATGCACAGCTATTTTTAA
- a CDS encoding nitroreductase family protein: MTSAYESLLTRRSVRAYEDRQVPEDLLQKVLAAGLYAPTARDNQLPMMVVVQNEETLADLEKLNAEAMTGGKGSPFYGAPTCIVVLADPEQKNWLQDGSLVMGNLLNAAHALGLGACWINRAMEVFDRPEGKAYLKKWGVPEHYRGVGNCILGYAKGDLPQPHARKEGRIKRA, translated from the coding sequence ATGACATCCGCTTATGAAAGTTTATTGACCCGCCGATCGGTGCGGGCTTATGAAGACCGGCAGGTGCCGGAAGACTTGTTGCAAAAGGTGCTGGCAGCGGGCCTGTATGCGCCCACCGCGCGGGACAACCAATTGCCGATGATGGTGGTTGTTCAAAATGAAGAGACCCTGGCTGACTTGGAAAAATTAAACGCTGAGGCCATGACCGGCGGTAAGGGCTCGCCCTTTTACGGGGCGCCCACCTGTATTGTGGTTTTGGCAGATCCGGAACAAAAGAACTGGTTGCAGGATGGCTCTTTGGTGATGGGCAATTTGTTAAACGCAGCCCATGCGCTGGGCTTAGGTGCCTGCTGGATCAACCGGGCCATGGAAGTTTTTGATCGACCGGAGGGCAAGGCCTATTTGAAAAAATGGGGCGTGCCGGAACATTACCGGGGCGTTGGCAATTGCATCCTGGGCTATGCCAAGGGCGATTTACCTCAGCCGCACGCGCGGAAAGAGGGGCGGATCAAACGCGCCTAG
- a CDS encoding ribonuclease J, translated as MSKPKKNDGVQIIPLGGLEEIGKNMTAIEYKDEILVIDSGMAFPDEDLLGVDVVIPDITYLANNRDKVKGIVLTHGHEDHIGALPYVLRELPVPVYGTRLTIGMVERKLKEARGLGKQRLVVVKPGEAFKVGGFKVDMIHTCHSIPDAVALAIHTPLGIVFHTGDFKFDQTPVDGRATDFQRIAEVCSQGVLVMMSDSTNVMRPGYSTSESAIGDTFEKLFPHVKGRIILATFASNVHRVQQVLNVAAANKRKVAITGRSMLNNVTVSSELGYLTIPPHTLIEMDEMSRYPDNQLVLLTTGSQGEPMAALSRMANSEHRQVRIKPGDTVLFSANPIPGNEKLVSNVIDMLCKLGADVISGRDANVHTSGHACREELKMMLNLVKPKYFMPVHGEFRMLEHHAKLAEEVGIPSKNIIVSEIGSVVTANKNRIALSGKVPAGRVLIDGLGVGDVGNIVLRDRKQLSEDGILIVVATINRKNRKVLAGPDIVSRGFVYVREADELMNEARKRVDKALGQCMAEGVTDWSSIKGSLRDALGKFLFEQTRRRPMILPIIMEEN; from the coding sequence ATTTCAAAACCGAAAAAAAATGATGGCGTACAGATTATTCCCTTGGGCGGATTAGAAGAAATTGGGAAGAATATGACGGCCATCGAGTATAAAGATGAGATTCTTGTGATTGATTCAGGAATGGCGTTCCCAGATGAAGATCTTTTGGGTGTAGACGTGGTCATTCCGGACATCACCTATTTGGCAAATAACCGAGATAAGGTCAAGGGTATTGTCTTGACCCACGGACACGAGGACCACATCGGCGCCTTGCCATACGTTTTACGGGAATTGCCCGTGCCTGTTTACGGGACCCGGCTGACCATCGGTATGGTTGAGCGGAAATTAAAAGAAGCGCGGGGCCTGGGCAAGCAGCGCCTGGTGGTGGTTAAGCCCGGGGAGGCCTTTAAGGTGGGCGGGTTCAAGGTGGATATGATCCACACCTGCCACTCCATCCCGGATGCGGTGGCCCTGGCCATCCATACGCCACTTGGGATTGTCTTCCACACCGGCGACTTTAAGTTTGACCAGACGCCGGTGGATGGGCGGGCAACCGATTTTCAACGCATTGCGGAGGTCTGCTCCCAGGGCGTCTTGGTCATGATGAGTGATTCGACCAATGTGATGCGCCCCGGTTATTCCACTTCCGAATCGGCCATCGGGGATACCTTTGAAAAACTCTTTCCGCACGTGAAAGGGCGGATTATCCTGGCTACTTTTGCGTCCAATGTACACCGGGTGCAGCAGGTTCTGAACGTTGCTGCTGCCAACAAGCGCAAGGTGGCGATTACCGGACGATCTATGCTCAACAACGTCACCGTATCCAGCGAGCTGGGCTATTTGACCATTCCGCCCCATACGCTCATAGAAATGGACGAAATGAGCCGGTATCCGGACAATCAACTGGTCTTGTTGACCACCGGCAGCCAAGGTGAGCCGATGGCGGCCTTGTCCCGCATGGCCAACAGTGAGCATCGTCAGGTGCGGATCAAACCGGGGGATACGGTTCTTTTCTCGGCAAACCCGATTCCCGGCAACGAGAAATTGGTCAGCAATGTCATTGATATGCTGTGCAAGCTCGGTGCAGATGTGATTTCCGGACGAGATGCCAATGTGCACACCTCCGGTCACGCTTGCCGGGAAGAGTTAAAAATGATGCTGAACCTGGTCAAACCGAAATACTTCATGCCGGTTCACGGGGAATTCCGGATGCTGGAGCACCATGCCAAATTGGCTGAAGAAGTCGGGATTCCTTCTAAAAACATCATCGTGTCTGAAATCGGCTCGGTGGTGACCGCTAATAAAAACCGCATCGCCTTGAGCGGCAAAGTGCCGGCCGGTCGCGTTCTCATTGACGGGCTGGGCGTTGGCGATGTGGGCAATATTGTCTTACGCGACCGCAAGCAATTGTCAGAAGACGGCATTTTAATTGTGGTGGCAACCATAAATCGTAAAAATCGTAAAGTTCTTGCCGGACCGGATATCGTTTCGCGCGGTTTTGTCTATGTGCGCGAAGCGGATGAGCTGATGAACGAAGCCCGTAAACGGGTGGATAAGGCCTTGGGCCAATGTATGGCGGAAGGGGTCACCGATTGGTCTTCCATTAAGGGAAGCCTGCGGGATGCCTTGGGAAAATTCTTGTTTGAACAGACCCGGCGTCGACCCATGATCCTGCCGATCATCATGGAAGAAAACTAA